One segment of Thermodesulfovibrio sp. 3907-1M DNA contains the following:
- a CDS encoding ATP-binding protein, translating to MIKWRAIFDKIEPLILSPEAIVITGMRRTGKATVLKWAYEKIEHKNKIFIDLENPINRKIFSSENYYEIKRNLEFMGLNFTERAFIFIDEIQFVKTIPSVVKYFIDNYNAKFFLTGSASFYLKNLFTESLSGRKYIFELFPLSFKEFLHFKDKNFDINENSPVSQSTYSLLMPLYEEYLEFGGFPGVVLKESIEEKQKVLDDIFSSFYQLEIIQLGDFKRNETIRDMMLLLAQRVGTKIEIGKLSSELGVSHITVKEYLSFLEGTYFIKLLKPFSRGKDIEIRKMPKVYLCDCGLLNRISKLEKGRIFENAIFQNLRLKGELNYYQRKSGVEIDFILNKEKGYETKLKPYASDVSRLKKLVHDIGLKEFRIVSKEYTSLENTVFCFQI from the coding sequence ATGATAAAGTGGCGTGCAATTTTTGATAAAATTGAACCTCTTATTCTGTCGCCTGAAGCCATTGTTATAACAGGAATGAGGAGAACTGGCAAAGCTACAGTGCTAAAGTGGGCTTACGAAAAGATAGAGCATAAAAATAAAATTTTCATTGACCTTGAAAATCCCATAAATAGAAAGATTTTTAGCTCGGAAAATTATTATGAAATTAAGAGAAATCTTGAATTTATGGGGTTAAATTTTACTGAAAGAGCTTTTATTTTCATTGATGAGATTCAGTTCGTAAAGACAATTCCATCTGTAGTTAAGTACTTTATTGATAATTACAATGCTAAATTTTTTCTTACAGGATCTGCAAGCTTTTATCTTAAAAATCTTTTTACTGAATCACTTTCAGGAAGAAAATACATATTTGAGCTTTTTCCTTTAAGTTTTAAAGAGTTTCTCCACTTTAAAGATAAAAATTTTGATATTAATGAAAACTCCCCTGTTTCTCAGAGCACTTACAGCTTATTAATGCCCCTTTATGAAGAGTATCTTGAATTTGGAGGCTTTCCCGGCGTTGTGCTTAAAGAAAGCATAGAAGAAAAACAAAAAGTACTTGATGATATATTTAGTTCCTTTTATCAACTGGAAATAATACAGCTTGGCGATTTTAAAAGAAATGAGACAATAAGAGACATGATGCTACTTCTTGCTCAAAGAGTTGGAACAAAGATTGAAATAGGAAAGCTGTCAAGTGAGCTTGGAGTTTCCCATATAACAGTAAAAGAATATCTTTCATTTCTTGAAGGAACTTATTTTATTAAATTGTTAAAACCTTTTAGTAGGGGGAAAGATATTGAGATAAGAAAGATGCCAAAAGTTTACCTCTGTGATTGCGGACTTTTAAATAGAATTTCAAAACTGGAAAAGGGAAGAATCTTTGAAAATGCTATATTTCAGAATCTGAGACTTAAAGGAGAATTGAACTACTATCAAAGAAAATCAGGAGTGGAGATTGATTTTATTCTGAACAAAGAAAAAGGTTATGAGACTAAGCTAAAGCCCTATGCTTCAGATGTTTCAAGACTTAAAAAACTGGTTCATGATATAGGTTTAAAAGAATTCAGGATTGTCTCAAAAGAATACACCAGCCTTGAAAACACAGTATTCTGTTTTCAGATTTAG
- a CDS encoding YifB family Mg chelatase-like AAA ATPase, producing the protein MLARVQSAHLLGIEPYAIEVEVDIAQRGLPHFNIVGLPDTAVKESRDRIKAAFKNTGFPFPIKQITVNLAPADLRKEGSSFDLPIAMGILAAEGHIPKEALKDFLIVGELSLEGKVRGIKGTLCIASKLKDSEIKKIIIPKSNAYEAGVVKDVEAYPVENLTEAVEFLRGEKIIKPFKTEINFYDDTDHYEDLADVKGQFQAKRALEIAAAGGHNIIFIGPPGSGKSMLARRLPGILPPITVDEAIETTKIHSVAGLIPDGKGLITTRPFRSPHHSSSDVSLIGGGQIPKPGEVSLAHNGVLFLDELPEFKRNVLEVLRQPLEDGFVTVARSYATVQFPSRFLLVAAMNPCPCGHYGDTLKPCTCTPQMIIRYRSRVSGPLLDRIDIHIEVPRVNYQELKNDTPSESSRSVRERVIKARQIQLKRFKDEGIYCNAHMKTRHLRKFCRIDEDCHKLMQSAMEKLGLSARAHTKIIKVARTIADLEGSENIKSQHIAEAIHYRSLERLSFNV; encoded by the coding sequence ATGCTCGCCAGGGTTCAAAGTGCACATTTATTAGGGATAGAGCCTTATGCTATTGAGGTAGAAGTTGATATAGCTCAAAGAGGACTTCCCCATTTCAACATTGTGGGGCTTCCTGATACAGCAGTCAAAGAATCCAGAGATAGAATAAAAGCTGCTTTTAAAAATACAGGATTCCCCTTCCCCATAAAACAGATTACAGTTAATCTTGCACCAGCAGATCTGAGAAAAGAAGGCTCTTCCTTTGACCTTCCCATTGCCATGGGAATTCTTGCTGCAGAGGGACACATTCCAAAGGAAGCTTTAAAGGATTTTCTTATTGTTGGAGAACTCTCCCTTGAAGGCAAGGTAAGAGGTATTAAGGGAACTTTATGTATTGCCTCAAAGCTGAAAGATAGTGAGATTAAAAAAATCATAATTCCCAAAAGCAATGCCTATGAAGCAGGAGTTGTTAAGGATGTAGAGGCATACCCTGTGGAAAATCTTACAGAGGCAGTGGAGTTTTTAAGGGGTGAAAAAATAATTAAACCCTTTAAAACGGAAATTAATTTTTATGATGATACCGATCATTATGAAGACCTTGCTGATGTGAAGGGTCAGTTTCAGGCAAAAAGAGCCCTTGAGATTGCAGCAGCAGGCGGGCATAACATAATTTTTATTGGTCCACCCGGAAGCGGTAAAAGCATGCTTGCAAGAAGACTTCCAGGTATACTTCCTCCAATTACTGTTGATGAGGCAATAGAGACAACCAAGATACACAGCGTTGCAGGACTAATTCCTGATGGAAAGGGATTAATCACCACCCGCCCATTTCGTAGCCCGCATCACTCCTCAAGTGATGTAAGTTTAATTGGCGGAGGACAGATTCCAAAACCAGGAGAAGTCTCACTTGCTCATAATGGTGTGCTTTTTCTTGATGAGCTTCCTGAGTTTAAAAGAAACGTTTTAGAGGTGCTGAGACAACCCCTTGAAGATGGCTTTGTAACTGTTGCTCGCAGTTATGCTACAGTTCAGTTTCCTTCAAGATTTTTGCTGGTAGCAGCAATGAACCCATGCCCTTGTGGTCACTATGGAGATACTTTGAAACCATGCACTTGCACTCCTCAGATGATAATTCGTTATCGGTCAAGAGTCTCAGGTCCTCTTCTTGACAGAATTGACATTCACATTGAAGTGCCCAGAGTGAACTATCAGGAGCTGAAAAATGACACACCATCAGAAAGCTCAAGAAGTGTCCGAGAAAGAGTAATCAAAGCAAGACAGATTCAACTTAAAAGATTTAAGGATGAAGGAATATACTGTAATGCTCACATGAAGACAAGACATCTAAGAAAATTTTGCAGAATTGATGAAGACTGCCATAAACTCATGCAGTCTGCAATGGAGAAATTAGGCTTGAGTGCAAGGGCTCATACAAAGATAATTAAAGTCGCAAGAACAATAGCTGACCTTGAAGGCTCTGAAAACATTAAATCTCAACATATAGCAGAAGCAATTCATTACAGAAGTCTTGAAAGGTTAAGTTTTAATGTTTAA
- a CDS encoding LysE family transporter, with translation MFKILFIGLSSFLIALSGAMMPGPLFAITVSETPRRGWLTGPILVAGHGVLELSLLLLIVSGLGSFLQMNETFIVVALVGGLFLFIMGLSMFRSLPELSLQNEFNRQAKGSLFLSGILLSLANPYWSFWWATIGLGYLVQAMEIGVIGIVAFFTGHILGDLAWYSGVSVGVYKGKKVLNDSLYRKIVFLCALILMGFSFYFIWTGIKRAKYFF, from the coding sequence ATGTTTAAAATCCTTTTTATTGGATTATCCTCATTTCTCATAGCTTTATCAGGTGCAATGATGCCTGGGCCTCTTTTTGCAATAACGGTCTCAGAAACACCCAGAAGAGGCTGGCTTACAGGACCTATTCTTGTAGCAGGGCATGGAGTTCTTGAGCTTTCTCTTTTGCTGTTGATTGTTTCAGGACTGGGAAGTTTTTTACAGATGAATGAAACTTTTATTGTTGTTGCACTGGTTGGTGGCTTATTTTTATTTATTATGGGTTTATCAATGTTTCGTTCTTTACCAGAACTGAGCCTTCAAAATGAGTTTAACAGGCAGGCAAAGGGTTCTCTTTTCTTATCAGGCATTTTATTAAGTCTGGCAAATCCTTACTGGTCCTTCTGGTGGGCAACAATAGGGCTTGGGTATCTTGTTCAGGCAATGGAAATTGGAGTTATTGGAATTGTTGCCTTTTTCACTGGACATATTCTCGGAGATTTGGCATGGTATTCAGGAGTTTCAGTAGGAGTTTATAAGGGCAAAAAAGTTCTCAATGACAGCCTTTACAGAAAAATAGTCTTTCTCTGTGCCTTAATTCTTATGGGCTTTTCCTTTTATTTCATCTGGACAGGCATTAAAAGAGCTAAATACTTTTTTTAA